In Methanobacteriaceae archaeon, the following are encoded in one genomic region:
- the gatE gene encoding Glu-tRNA(Gln) amidotransferase subunit GatE, whose protein sequence is MDYNELGLMMGLEIHQQLNTTKKLFCPCECELTDKKPKYRVLRNLRPTQSELGKIDRAAFEESQRKLTFIYDAYPHHTCLVESDDEPPHPLNQEALKLGLIIAELLNMQVVDEFHTMRKQVIDGSNTGGFQRTGLLATHGHLDTPYGKVIIENLCLEEDAARRMGERKGKVEFRLDRLGIPLLEITTDPSMNHPLQVREVAYQIGQVLRSTKVKRGLGTIRQDLNISIREGARVEIKGVQDLDSMAQMVENEIQRQLKLIEIRDELLKRGAEVDNEIYDLGEVFQNAESKIISQALKKGGKVLAIKLKGFKGLIGMDLQPNRRFGTELAAYAKKMGVAGIFHTDELPAYGITKEEVEKVKEFLKLAENDAFILVADKERKARNALREVQRRAKMAMKGVPEETRKALDDANTEYLRPLPTASRMYVETDIPAQVVSQELLEQVKANLPELPDEKKARIIDEYSLSEDLAQQLVRQDKVTQFEEIMAACEVEPTTVASLLAYTLKELRRDGLDVENLSDDQLLGTFHLLSDGKISKDAVSHVLVGVLKEKSSPEEVAENLNLLMLSEEDVDKIIREIVSSQESMVKERKMGSMGPLMGMAMKELKGKADGKLVNKLLKEEIQKNL, encoded by the coding sequence ATTGATTATAATGAACTGGGCCTGATGATGGGTCTGGAAATACATCAGCAGCTTAACACAACCAAAAAACTCTTCTGTCCCTGTGAATGCGAACTCACTGACAAAAAACCAAAATACAGGGTTTTAAGGAATCTCAGACCAACTCAGAGTGAACTTGGAAAAATCGACAGGGCAGCCTTTGAAGAATCACAAAGAAAACTCACATTCATCTATGATGCCTATCCTCATCACACATGTCTGGTAGAATCAGATGATGAACCACCACATCCTCTAAATCAGGAAGCCCTAAAATTAGGTCTTATTATTGCAGAACTGCTGAACATGCAAGTGGTTGACGAGTTCCACACCATGCGAAAACAGGTAATAGACGGAAGTAACACAGGAGGATTTCAAAGAACAGGATTACTCGCCACCCATGGACACTTGGATACTCCTTACGGTAAAGTAATCATTGAAAACCTCTGCCTGGAAGAGGACGCGGCTCGACGTATGGGTGAAAGGAAAGGAAAAGTGGAATTCCGATTGGACAGACTGGGAATACCTCTTTTAGAGATAACCACTGATCCATCCATGAACCACCCTCTGCAGGTGCGGGAAGTAGCATACCAGATCGGTCAGGTTCTGCGCAGTACTAAAGTAAAAAGGGGGCTGGGAACCATACGTCAGGATCTGAATATTTCAATCAGGGAGGGAGCCCGGGTTGAAATAAAAGGAGTTCAGGACCTGGATTCAATGGCTCAAATGGTGGAAAATGAGATCCAGCGTCAGTTAAAACTTATTGAGATTCGGGATGAACTCCTGAAAAGAGGCGCAGAAGTGGATAATGAAATATATGATCTTGGAGAAGTATTCCAGAATGCAGAATCAAAAATAATATCCCAAGCCCTTAAAAAAGGGGGGAAAGTATTAGCTATTAAACTAAAGGGTTTCAAGGGATTGATTGGTATGGATTTACAACCCAACAGGCGATTCGGAACTGAACTAGCAGCATATGCTAAAAAAATGGGGGTAGCGGGCATTTTCCATACAGATGAATTACCAGCCTATGGAATAACCAAAGAAGAAGTGGAAAAGGTTAAAGAGTTCTTAAAATTGGCAGAAAATGATGCATTTATCCTGGTGGCAGATAAGGAAAGAAAAGCTAGAAATGCCCTGAGGGAAGTGCAGAGAAGAGCTAAAATGGCTATGAAAGGAGTCCCAGAGGAAACCAGAAAGGCTTTAGATGATGCTAATACAGAGTATCTCCGACCATTACCCACTGCCAGCAGGATGTACGTTGAAACCGATATTCCTGCTCAGGTTGTCTCCCAGGAACTCTTGGAACAGGTTAAAGCTAATTTACCAGAACTTCCTGATGAAAAAAAGGCCAGAATCATTGATGAGTATTCCCTAAGTGAGGATTTGGCCCAGCAACTAGTACGTCAGGATAAAGTCACACAGTTTGAGGAAATAATGGCGGCATGTGAAGTGGAACCCACCACCGTAGCATCCCTATTGGCTTATACTCTCAAGGAACTTAGAAGAGACGGATTAGATGTGGAGAACCTCTCTGATGATCAATTACTGGGAACATTCCACTTACTTTCAGATGGTAAAATATCAAAAGATGCAGTATCCCATGTATTAGTGGGAGTTTTAAAGGAAAAATCATCTCCTGAAGAAGTAGCAGAGAATTTAAATCTTTTGATGCTCAGTGAAGAAGATGTGGATAAAATTATAAGGGAAATTGTGTCTTCCCAGGAATCCATGGTTAAAGAGAGAAAAATGGGGTCAATGGGGCCTCTGATGGGCATGGCAATGAAAGAACTTAAGGGTAAAGCCGATGGAAAACTGGTTAATAAACTTTTGAAGGAAGAGATACAGAAAAATTTATAG
- the gatD gene encoding Glu-tRNA(Gln) amidotransferase subunit GatD has translation MSYSGSAAEFLKSQNISIGDIISIQKESIEYQGMLLDRAEDADEFHLVMKLDNGYNIGVNIAGAKIELLEKGEKPKIDLPPLEIEKDPEKMDVSIVSTGGTVASIIDYKTGAVHPAFTADDLLRATPELLEEANITGKAIMNILSENMKPELWGQAARAVADEINNGADGVVLAHGTDTMHYTSAALSFILETPVPVVLTGAQRSSDRPSSDAFLNLMSSVAVAKSDLAEVVVCMHASENDTHAMVHRGTRVRKMHTSRRDTFQSINSPPLAKVKEGKVKIKDKISNYPKRGGCDLKVHDSLEEKVAFIKSYPGITGELIDYYVDRGYRGILIEGTGLGHCPEEMIPSIHRAVDEEIAVVMTSQCLYGRTNLNVYSTGRKLLSAGVIPGVDMLPETAYVKLVWALGQTTKPEEVKRIMETNIKGELGDKSSSQYFLRDYGE, from the coding sequence ATGAGTTATAGCGGATCCGCTGCAGAATTTCTAAAATCACAGAACATATCCATTGGAGACATTATATCAATACAAAAAGAAAGCATAGAATATCAGGGAATGTTACTGGACCGAGCTGAAGACGCTGATGAGTTTCACCTAGTCATGAAGCTTGATAATGGTTACAACATCGGTGTTAATATTGCTGGAGCTAAAATTGAACTTTTAGAGAAAGGTGAAAAGCCTAAAATAGATTTACCTCCACTGGAAATAGAGAAAGATCCTGAAAAAATGGACGTATCGATTGTATCTACGGGGGGAACAGTAGCTTCAATTATTGATTATAAAACTGGAGCAGTACACCCTGCTTTTACTGCAGACGACCTTCTACGGGCAACACCTGAGCTCCTGGAGGAGGCCAACATCACTGGAAAGGCTATAATGAACATCCTCTCTGAGAACATGAAACCTGAACTTTGGGGGCAAGCTGCTCGTGCAGTGGCTGATGAGATTAATAATGGCGCTGATGGGGTGGTATTGGCCCATGGTACAGACACCATGCACTATACCTCAGCTGCTTTGAGTTTCATACTGGAAACACCAGTCCCGGTGGTACTTACCGGTGCCCAGAGAAGTTCAGACCGTCCATCCTCCGATGCATTCCTCAACCTCATGAGTTCCGTGGCAGTGGCAAAATCAGACCTAGCTGAAGTAGTGGTTTGTATGCATGCATCAGAAAATGACACCCATGCCATGGTACACCGAGGTACCAGAGTGCGTAAAATGCACACCAGTCGCAGAGACACTTTTCAAAGCATTAACAGCCCACCATTAGCTAAAGTAAAGGAAGGAAAGGTTAAGATTAAGGATAAAATTTCCAATTACCCTAAAAGGGGAGGTTGTGATTTGAAAGTCCATGATTCTCTGGAAGAGAAGGTGGCTTTCATAAAGAGTTATCCTGGAATCACTGGGGAATTGATAGATTATTATGTTGACAGAGGATACAGGGGCATTTTAATCGAGGGAACCGGATTGGGGCATTGCCCTGAGGAAATGATACCATCCATACATCGAGCAGTTGATGAGGAAATCGCAGTGGTAATGACTTCTCAGTGTCTTTACGGTCGCACCAACCTCAATGTTTACAGCACAGGCCGTAAACTATTATCTGCAGGTGTAATTCCAGGGGTTGACATGTTGCCAGAAACAGCTTACGTGAAACTGGTCTGGGCCCTGGGACAGACCACCAAACCGGAAGAAGTTAAACGAATAATGGAAACTAACATAAAAGGAGAACTGGGAGATAAATCATCTTCCCAATATTTCCTTAGAGATTACGGGGAATAA
- the hcp gene encoding hydroxylamine reductase, translated as MFCYQCSQTARETGCTIRGVCGKEPTVARLQDNLLYAIKGISAYLYHARELGYTDEEVDAFLEKGFYSTLTNVNFDPQEFVKMALEAGKMNIKTMQLLKKAHIEKYGEPVPTEVPVGSVKGPGILATGHSLKALEELLKQTEGKGINVYTHSELLPAHGYPQLKKYKHLVGQLGGAWFDQKQTFAKYNVAILGTSNCVLLPKDEYRERMFTSGVAQLPGVQHIENYDFTPVIEKALELPELEDEPGKKVLTTGFGASTVLSLAPKIKELVESGKIKRFILVGGCDSPKPQAKYYTEFVEKLPKDVIVLTLACGKYRFNEMDLGDIEGVPRLIDLGQCNDAIVAVDIAMALTELLGVELNELPLTLVLSWMEQKAVAILWSLLALDIKDMYIGPIIPGWVNSDILNVLVENYGLKPIGDPEEDIKAILG; from the coding sequence TACGCCATAAAGGGTATTTCAGCCTACCTCTACCATGCCCGTGAGTTAGGGTACACTGATGAAGAAGTAGACGCATTCCTGGAAAAAGGTTTCTACTCCACTCTTACCAACGTCAACTTTGATCCTCAGGAATTTGTGAAAATGGCTCTTGAAGCCGGTAAAATGAACATAAAAACCATGCAACTATTAAAAAAAGCTCACATCGAAAAATATGGCGAACCTGTGCCCACAGAAGTGCCCGTAGGTTCAGTAAAAGGTCCTGGTATATTAGCTACTGGCCATAGCCTTAAAGCATTGGAAGAACTCCTGAAACAAACTGAAGGGAAGGGGATCAATGTTTACACTCACTCTGAATTACTACCTGCCCATGGATACCCCCAACTTAAAAAATACAAACACTTGGTAGGGCAACTGGGAGGAGCATGGTTTGACCAGAAACAGACTTTCGCCAAATATAATGTAGCCATTTTAGGAACTTCCAATTGTGTGCTGTTACCTAAAGATGAATATAGAGAAAGGATGTTCACCAGTGGTGTGGCTCAACTGCCAGGAGTGCAGCATATAGAAAACTATGATTTCACTCCTGTAATTGAAAAAGCTCTGGAACTACCTGAACTGGAAGATGAACCCGGTAAAAAAGTTCTCACCACAGGATTCGGAGCTTCCACTGTACTATCTCTGGCACCAAAAATCAAAGAACTGGTGGAATCTGGCAAAATAAAACGATTCATACTGGTTGGTGGATGTGACTCTCCTAAACCTCAGGCTAAATACTACACAGAATTTGTGGAAAAATTACCAAAAGATGTGATTGTGTTGACTCTGGCATGTGGTAAGTACCGTTTCAATGAGATGGATCTGGGAGATATTGAAGGAGTGCCCCGACTGATAGATCTGGGTCAATGTAACGATGCCATTGTAGCTGTAGATATTGCCATGGCCTTAACTGAACTATTGGGAGTAGAACTGAATGAATTACCCTTAACCCTAGTATTAAGCTGGATGGAACAAAAAGCAGTTGCCATTTTATGGAGTTTGCTGGCTCTGGACATTAAAGATATGTACATTGGCCCCATAATCCCTGGATGGGTTAATAGCGATATTTTAAATGTTTTAGTGGAAAACTACGGATTGAAACCCATCGGTGATCCCGAAGAAGATATAAAGGCCATATTGGGGTAA
- a CDS encoding TIM barrel protein produces the protein MNDKIKFGPAGNPLGFKGQTVNVCDYIHEMGLEAYEYQATYGVRIKKQSALELAENARKNEVKVSMHAPYYINLCAEKEDVLKRSIQRLVQSARAAEWIGANRIVFHPGFYTKYTAKEALKRCKATISLLMDEVDALGIKNFTFAPETTGKRSQLGDLEEIIDICQSFDHFAPTIDFAHIHARNRGCIKRYEDYYNILGKLEDELAAVGRDSEYLHCHFTRIEYTDAGERKHHVMLEKEYGPPLSPLLEVLIDYGWDATIICETPFLEKDALIMQEKYQNILRTR, from the coding sequence ATGAATGATAAAATTAAATTCGGACCGGCAGGTAATCCTCTGGGTTTTAAGGGACAGACAGTAAATGTATGTGATTATATCCATGAAATGGGATTAGAAGCATACGAGTACCAGGCCACCTATGGAGTGCGCATAAAGAAACAATCAGCCCTTGAACTGGCTGAAAATGCTCGGAAGAATGAGGTAAAAGTTTCAATGCATGCTCCTTATTATATCAATCTCTGTGCTGAAAAGGAAGACGTGTTAAAAAGATCCATCCAGAGGCTGGTTCAATCCGCAAGGGCAGCTGAATGGATTGGAGCTAACCGTATAGTATTCCATCCAGGATTTTATACAAAATACACGGCTAAAGAAGCACTTAAACGGTGCAAAGCCACTATATCGCTTTTAATGGATGAAGTAGATGCTTTGGGAATTAAAAATTTCACCTTTGCACCAGAAACTACTGGTAAAAGGTCACAGCTTGGTGATTTGGAAGAAATTATTGATATCTGTCAGTCTTTTGATCATTTCGCCCCTACAATTGATTTTGCCCATATACATGCCAGGAATAGGGGTTGCATTAAAAGATATGAGGATTATTATAATATTTTAGGCAAATTAGAGGATGAATTAGCTGCTGTTGGCAGGGATAGTGAATATTTGCACTGTCATTTCACGCGGATTGAATATACTGATGCTGGTGAGAGAAAACATCATGTGATGCTGGAAAAAGAGTATGGTCCACCACTAAGCCCTTTACTGGAAGTACTTATTGATTATGGGTGGGATGCAACTATAATTTGTGAAACTCCCTTCCTGGAAAAGGATGCCCTTATAATGCAGGAAAAATACCAGAACATTCTGAGAACGAGATAA
- a CDS encoding ArsR family transcriptional regulator, whose amino-acid sequence MNDKNEELEKNKLDNSRIELFATPGGVKAIKSPVRVKILSVLREGDLSFDEIVKLSGRAKSTVSSHLKAMTRDGIINARLDPKDARKKIFFIQSEYIGKLHQQQLQEDISSYIQRYIASENDPFEFFRLIFHTLRISLLTQGVDIDPILHEAGLKVGEALYEKVKDPDMEKFLTNISSFWETHSLGRIEVKNLNPLTISVEDCFECSGLPYLGRPACAFDSGILESLFSLYHEEEAKVSETECYALGDSACRFVIE is encoded by the coding sequence ATGAATGATAAAAACGAAGAATTAGAAAAAAATAAACTCGATAATTCCCGGATAGAATTATTCGCCACTCCAGGAGGGGTTAAAGCCATTAAAAGCCCGGTGAGGGTGAAGATACTTTCTGTGCTACGCGAAGGTGATCTCAGTTTCGATGAAATCGTGAAGCTCTCTGGTCGTGCCAAGTCCACTGTATCCAGCCATCTGAAAGCAATGACCAGAGATGGTATAATTAACGCCCGTTTGGATCCTAAAGATGCTCGAAAGAAAATATTTTTCATTCAATCAGAGTATATTGGAAAATTACACCAGCAGCAGCTTCAGGAGGACATATCCAGTTACATTCAGAGGTACATTGCAAGTGAAAATGATCCTTTCGAGTTTTTTAGATTAATATTTCACACGTTAAGGATTTCATTACTCACCCAGGGTGTTGACATAGACCCTATACTCCATGAAGCCGGTTTAAAAGTGGGGGAAGCCCTTTACGAAAAAGTTAAAGACCCTGATATGGAAAAATTCCTAACAAACATTTCCAGTTTCTGGGAAACACATAGTCTGGGAAGAATTGAAGTAAAAAATCTAAACCCCCTCACCATCAGTGTGGAAGATTGTTTTGAATGCAGTGGACTCCCTTATCTAGGTAGGCCCGCCTGTGCATTTGACAGCGGCATTCTTGAATCATTATTCAGTTTATACCATGAAGAAGAAGCTAAAGTTTCAGAAACTGAATGTTACGCTTTGGGAGATTCTGCATGCCGTTTTGTTATCGAATGA
- the trxB gene encoding thioredoxin-disulfide reductase, producing the protein MEEYDLIIIGGGPAGLTAGIYAGRQGMNTLVLEMMMGAGSGYMVPLMENYPGFDLISGKDLLEKMRKQAEKHVSFRNMEEVKEINRVDKSHIRVITSKSEYKSKAVIISTGSRHRRLKVPGEVEFIGRGVCYCATCDGPLYQGKDVVVVGGGNAAVQEAIYLKTLGCNVTIIHRRDQLRAETYLQKKLEENEIPVIWDAVVEEIKGDMVVENVILNNVKTLEKTELPIDGIFIAVGEEPLSKFAQNAGVEVDKEGYIVTDKYQRTNIPGVYAAGDITGGVKQWVVACAEGAVASLSAFEDVKE; encoded by the coding sequence ATGGAAGAGTATGATTTAATTATTATTGGGGGAGGACCAGCCGGTTTAACTGCTGGAATTTACGCAGGAAGACAGGGAATGAACACTCTGGTACTGGAAATGATGATGGGGGCAGGTTCCGGGTACATGGTTCCTCTCATGGAGAACTATCCTGGTTTTGATTTGATTTCTGGAAAGGATTTGCTGGAAAAGATGAGGAAACAGGCAGAAAAGCATGTTTCCTTTAGGAACATGGAAGAGGTTAAGGAAATTAACAGAGTTGATAAATCACATATACGTGTCATTACATCAAAAAGTGAATATAAATCAAAAGCTGTGATCATATCCACAGGGAGTCGTCACAGGAGGTTGAAAGTACCTGGTGAGGTGGAATTTATTGGTCGTGGAGTTTGTTATTGTGCCACCTGTGACGGACCACTATATCAGGGTAAAGATGTGGTGGTGGTAGGTGGAGGTAATGCAGCTGTCCAGGAGGCGATCTATCTAAAAACTCTCGGTTGTAACGTGACCATAATACACCGAAGAGACCAGTTAAGGGCAGAAACATATCTTCAGAAAAAATTAGAAGAAAATGAAATTCCGGTTATCTGGGATGCAGTGGTGGAAGAAATAAAGGGGGATATGGTTGTAGAAAATGTAATTCTAAACAATGTCAAAACCCTGGAGAAGACTGAATTGCCCATAGATGGTATTTTCATTGCCGTGGGGGAAGAACCTCTCAGTAAATTTGCCCAGAATGCTGGAGTGGAAGTTGATAAAGAAGGCTATATCGTAACTGATAAATACCAGCGAACAAACATCCCCGGAGTTTATGCTGCAGGAGATATAACTGGCGGTGTTAAACAGTGGGTGGTGGCCTGTGCTGAAGGAGCAGTAGCTTCCTTATCTGCATTCGAAGATGTTAAAGAATAA